A stretch of the Asticcacaulis sp. ZE23SCel15 genome encodes the following:
- a CDS encoding TonB-dependent siderophore receptor, whose product MKLVKKLAMGVALAPFAFAMAPFAYAQDAAATAAADKEEMTEVVVTGNIRFRDRQPVENPTLVYDTEYFQRFEPVSVGEMLKRVPGVTFTSDMLEYDGVSMRGLPPGYTTILINGRKAPGGEKDRSFFVDRIPSELVDRIEIIRSPAADQPRSGMAGSINVILKDGAKLRGGLIKAGALINGDGEARPSLAAAYAGGDESNDWWIGVNHQGRRNPKKKYSWRYGADNADFDDMEYQEDTRDGKDTSINGEWKHSFDNGFVRFNGFFVNTDRDEDETSKTYGAPDFTDFDEVEIQAERISQKTYAFGLDGEYGLGLGKLEYDFGYNKYDEHTETTVHVGEAEDLSDLELDDEEVLDIVDEEYNGKLAYGFKTDAMKLKFGVSTTRKTRDGAADPLGTYTIEETNIDPFVRATFTPTAALTVDLGLRYEMTDREVTGEDDTGSYDEGILTPSVHLLYKTSRDDQFRFSVARTSRSPDFDDMVPLTETEEPADENAFRGNADLKNETSWGVDAGYEHRFGSQGIFGVNFFYRNIEDLIDLVSTGETVEDDGDEFSVYQPRNIGDGKTWGVELDYSAPLTLFGIKDTGVFFNYTWMDSEVADPFTGEKHKFNNQPEWVYNAGFIKTITKWDVSFGASLYGRDTGVAYAVDEVASVDYDPNLEAFVEKRLGKTMVVRLSAQNILDAEKAEVFRKYDGDSIDEIIANRRADDLDEYERESEKSGVLYQLTFRATF is encoded by the coding sequence ATGAAACTCGTGAAAAAGCTCGCCATGGGCGTGGCACTTGCACCGTTTGCGTTTGCGATGGCGCCCTTTGCTTATGCGCAAGATGCTGCCGCCACGGCCGCTGCTGATAAGGAAGAGATGACCGAAGTCGTCGTGACCGGCAACATCCGGTTCCGTGACCGTCAGCCGGTTGAAAACCCGACCCTGGTTTATGACACCGAGTATTTCCAGCGCTTCGAGCCGGTTTCGGTAGGTGAAATGCTTAAGCGCGTTCCGGGTGTCACCTTCACCTCGGATATGCTGGAATATGACGGCGTGTCGATGCGCGGCCTGCCGCCGGGCTACACCACCATCCTGATCAATGGCCGCAAGGCACCAGGCGGCGAAAAGGATCGTTCGTTCTTTGTTGACCGCATCCCGTCGGAACTGGTTGACCGCATCGAAATCATACGCAGCCCGGCGGCCGATCAGCCGCGCTCAGGCATGGCCGGTTCGATCAACGTCATTCTGAAAGACGGCGCTAAGCTGCGCGGCGGTCTGATCAAGGCGGGTGCGCTGATCAATGGTGACGGCGAAGCCCGTCCGTCGCTGGCGGCGGCCTATGCCGGTGGCGACGAGAGCAATGACTGGTGGATCGGCGTGAATCATCAGGGCCGCCGTAACCCGAAGAAGAAGTATTCCTGGCGCTATGGCGCTGACAATGCCGACTTCGACGATATGGAGTATCAGGAAGATACCCGCGACGGTAAGGACACCTCGATCAACGGTGAATGGAAGCATTCCTTCGATAACGGCTTCGTGCGTTTCAACGGTTTCTTCGTCAATACCGACCGCGACGAAGATGAAACCTCCAAAACCTATGGGGCACCGGATTTCACGGATTTTGACGAAGTTGAAATTCAGGCTGAACGCATCAGCCAAAAAACCTACGCCTTTGGCCTTGATGGTGAATATGGCCTGGGCCTTGGTAAGCTGGAATACGATTTCGGCTACAACAAGTATGACGAGCACACCGAAACGACCGTTCATGTCGGCGAAGCTGAAGACCTCAGCGATCTGGAACTCGACGACGAGGAAGTGCTCGATATTGTCGATGAGGAATATAACGGCAAGCTGGCCTATGGCTTCAAAACCGACGCCATGAAGCTTAAGTTTGGGGTTTCGACCACCCGCAAGACCCGTGATGGCGCCGCTGATCCGCTCGGCACCTACACTATCGAAGAAACCAATATCGATCCGTTCGTTCGCGCCACCTTTACCCCGACCGCTGCTCTGACTGTTGATCTGGGCTTACGTTACGAAATGACCGATCGTGAGGTTACGGGCGAGGATGATACCGGTTCTTACGACGAAGGCATTCTGACGCCGTCGGTTCATCTGCTGTATAAAACCAGCCGCGATGATCAGTTCCGCTTCTCGGTGGCGCGCACCTCACGTTCGCCGGACTTCGACGACATGGTGCCGCTCACTGAAACCGAAGAGCCTGCCGATGAGAACGCTTTCCGCGGCAATGCCGATCTGAAGAACGAAACGTCCTGGGGTGTGGATGCGGGCTATGAGCATCGCTTCGGGTCGCAGGGTATTTTCGGGGTTAATTTCTTCTACCGCAACATCGAAGATCTGATTGATCTGGTCTCGACCGGTGAGACGGTTGAAGATGACGGTGATGAGTTTTCGGTCTATCAGCCGCGCAATATTGGCGACGGCAAGACCTGGGGGGTGGAACTTGACTACTCAGCCCCTCTGACCCTGTTCGGCATCAAGGATACAGGTGTGTTCTTCAACTACACCTGGATGGACTCAGAAGTGGCCGATCCGTTCACCGGCGAAAAGCATAAATTCAACAACCAGCCAGAGTGGGTCTATAACGCTGGCTTCATCAAGACGATCACCAAGTGGGACGTAAGCTTCGGGGCCAGCCTCTATGGCCGTGATACCGGTGTGGCCTATGCGGTCGATGAAGTCGCCAGCGTAGATTATGATCCGAACCTGGAAGCCTTTGTTGAAAAGCGTCTGGGTAAGACCATGGTGGTGCGTCTGTCGGCCCAGAACATTCTTGACGCTGAAAAGGCCGAAGTGTTCCGCAAATATGACGGTGACTCGATTGATGAAATCATCGCCAACCGCCGGGCTGACGATCTTGATGAATATGAGCGCGAATCCGAAAAATCGGGAGTGCTGTATCAGTTGACCTTCCGCGCGACGTTCTAA
- a CDS encoding metallophosphoesterase family protein, which translates to MKSLCLALLCSVATLVPLAVVADDLPPLEVPRTAGLPYGVKSIPDRIVLTPGANPAVEMAVSFRTDSLQRTAQAQIAVAVDGPTLEEKAQTVTGTTTYFPSSNGLAHYQQVRFTGLTPDTVYAYRVKGSAGWSEWQQFKTAKSEAAPFRFMYLGDTQNGILTFASRVIRQGFHEGKVDLVVHAGDLAAQRDDLDHDDEWGEWTQAGGYSYAMVPQIPATGNHEYVDTIAANGSESRKLGPYWPVQFALPANGASGAEKTSYFVDYQGARFIVLDGTAALDLGQLQSQTQWLDKTLTDSKANWNFVLFHQPIFTCARPNDTEVLKAAWKPVFDKHKVDLVLQGHDHCYSRLSSEVGRAAGITARKGGKAQGPVYLVSVTGSKMYGLNNRSGTQPDKVAEATELYQIIDVDGARLKLRTYTASGKLYDGFDLERRKDGTNRLLELKEPMLATRKCIGAVGPDGGACVADPKD; encoded by the coding sequence ATGAAATCCTTGTGTTTAGCCCTGCTGTGCAGTGTTGCCACCCTTGTACCGCTGGCCGTCGTTGCTGATGACCTGCCGCCGCTTGAGGTGCCGCGCACCGCCGGTCTGCCTTACGGCGTCAAATCCATTCCTGACCGGATCGTGCTGACACCCGGAGCCAATCCGGCGGTGGAAATGGCGGTATCGTTTCGCACCGACAGCCTGCAACGCACGGCCCAGGCGCAAATTGCGGTGGCGGTCGATGGTCCGACGCTGGAGGAAAAGGCGCAAACCGTCACCGGCACCACCACCTATTTCCCGTCCTCCAATGGCCTGGCCCACTATCAGCAGGTACGTTTCACCGGCCTGACGCCCGATACCGTCTATGCCTACCGGGTCAAGGGTTCGGCGGGCTGGAGCGAATGGCAGCAGTTCAAAACGGCTAAATCCGAAGCTGCGCCGTTCCGGTTCATGTATCTGGGCGACACCCAGAACGGCATCCTGACCTTTGCGTCGCGGGTGATCCGTCAGGGCTTCCATGAGGGCAAGGTCGATCTGGTCGTCCATGCCGGCGATCTGGCGGCCCAGCGTGATGACCTTGACCATGACGATGAATGGGGTGAGTGGACGCAGGCCGGGGGGTACAGCTATGCCATGGTGCCGCAGATACCGGCGACCGGAAACCACGAATATGTCGATACGATCGCGGCCAACGGCAGCGAAAGCCGTAAGCTGGGACCTTACTGGCCGGTTCAGTTTGCGCTGCCTGCCAATGGCGCGTCGGGGGCTGAGAAAACCTCATACTTTGTCGACTATCAGGGCGCGCGCTTTATCGTGCTGGATGGTACAGCGGCCCTTGATCTGGGCCAACTTCAGTCTCAAACCCAGTGGCTGGATAAGACCCTGACCGACAGCAAAGCCAACTGGAACTTCGTGCTGTTCCACCAGCCGATATTCACCTGTGCGCGTCCGAACGACACCGAAGTGCTCAAAGCCGCCTGGAAGCCTGTGTTTGATAAGCACAAGGTCGATCTGGTGCTGCAAGGTCATGACCATTGTTATAGTCGCCTAAGCTCTGAGGTCGGACGCGCAGCGGGCATCACCGCGCGCAAAGGCGGTAAGGCGCAGGGCCCGGTCTATCTGGTCTCCGTAACCGGCTCAAAGATGTATGGTCTGAATAATCGTTCCGGCACTCAGCCCGATAAGGTGGCCGAAGCGACCGAGCTTTATCAGATCATCGATGTCGACGGGGCACGCCTGAAATTGCGCACCTATACGGCGTCAGGCAAGCTCTATGACGGTTTTGACCTTGAGCGGCGCAAGGATGGCACCAACCGTCTGCTTGAACTGAAAGAACCGATGCTGGCGACCCGTAAATGCATCGGTGCTGTTGGGCCGGACGGCGGGGCGTGTGTAGCTGACCCCAAGGATTAA
- a CDS encoding phytase — MAFGTGTPVLAAAETIAVGTGSADAADDPEIYVSRYQPDTPVILGTDKKAGLYVYNIDGSVRDFAPTGPLNNVDLLEMDGQVLIGTSDRVKNGVALFGLDKDLKLRNLGFVSLPTSEAYGFCMAAVNFGDKTSPVVVVVGQRGDVAVARLNDVGGYSIIDTQRFEVGSQSEGCVIDAKTGALYIGEEAKGIWRYDVRAASNATRIHFAPAPSDILKPDVEGLTLMHEGDKTYLIASSQGDSAFAVWQVDADPVYKGRFSVMAGNGIDAVTGTDGVAARGGPVGPYPNGIVVMQDDVDSDGEAASTTRVKQNFKIVDWNNVKAALNIQ, encoded by the coding sequence ATGGCGTTCGGCACGGGCACGCCGGTACTGGCGGCGGCGGAGACCATCGCGGTCGGTACGGGTTCTGCCGATGCCGCCGATGATCCCGAAATCTATGTCAGTCGCTATCAGCCTGACACGCCCGTCATTCTGGGCACCGACAAGAAGGCCGGGCTCTATGTCTATAATATCGACGGCAGCGTGCGCGATTTCGCCCCCACCGGCCCGCTCAACAATGTTGATCTGCTGGAAATGGACGGTCAGGTTCTGATCGGTACGTCCGACCGCGTGAAGAACGGCGTCGCCCTGTTTGGTCTGGATAAAGACCTGAAACTGCGCAACCTCGGCTTTGTCAGCCTGCCGACGTCTGAGGCTTACGGCTTCTGCATGGCCGCCGTCAATTTCGGCGATAAGACTAGCCCGGTTGTTGTCGTGGTCGGCCAGCGCGGCGATGTCGCCGTCGCCCGCCTGAACGATGTGGGCGGCTATTCAATCATTGACACCCAGCGCTTTGAAGTCGGCTCCCAGTCCGAAGGCTGCGTCATCGATGCCAAAACCGGCGCACTCTATATCGGCGAAGAGGCCAAAGGCATCTGGCGCTATGATGTGCGCGCGGCTTCCAACGCCACCCGCATTCATTTTGCCCCCGCCCCGTCCGACATCTTAAAACCCGATGTCGAGGGCCTGACCCTGATGCACGAGGGCGACAAGACCTATCTGATTGCCTCCTCCCAGGGCGATTCGGCCTTTGCCGTGTGGCAGGTCGATGCCGATCCGGTCTATAAGGGCCGCTTCTCGGTCATGGCCGGCAACGGTATCGACGCGGTCACCGGCACCGATGGTGTCGCGGCGCGTGGCGGGCCGGTCGGCCCCTACCCCAACGGTATTGTCGTCATGCAGGACGATGTCGATTCTGATGGCGAAGCGGCGTCCACCACCCGCGTGAAGCAAAACTTCAAGATCGTGGACTGGAACAACGTCAAGGCAGCACTCAACATCCAGTAA